In Salinirussus salinus, the following proteins share a genomic window:
- a CDS encoding antibiotic biosynthesis monooxygenase, protein MIARLWHGWTDPDDADDYETLLREELFPRFADEVGEGYAGAELLRRERDEDVEFLTQIHFDSWDAVEAFAGEDYEQAHVPPEAEELLARYEDGATHYEVRERA, encoded by the coding sequence ACAGACCCCGACGACGCCGACGACTACGAGACCCTCCTCCGGGAAGAACTCTTCCCTCGCTTCGCTGATGAGGTCGGCGAGGGCTACGCGGGCGCGGAGCTGTTGCGCCGCGAGCGCGACGAAGACGTCGAATTCCTCACGCAGATCCACTTCGACTCCTGGGACGCCGTCGAGGCCTTCGCCGGCGAGGACTACGAGCAAGCCCACGTCCCGCCCGAAGCCGAGGAACTTCTCGCGCGCTACGAGGACGGGGCGACCCACTACGAGGTCCGCGAGCGGGCGTGA
- a CDS encoding cupin domain-containing protein has product MQQVTLSEAFEGFDEQWAPRVAAELNGQAVKLAKVEGEFVWHSHEDADELFLVVSGELDIEFRDREPATLGEGDLLVVPAGVEHRPVADEEAEILLFEPAETRNTGDVETERTRTDLDHLN; this is encoded by the coding sequence GTGCAGCAAGTCACACTCAGCGAGGCCTTCGAGGGCTTCGACGAGCAGTGGGCGCCCCGGGTCGCGGCCGAACTCAACGGCCAGGCCGTCAAGCTCGCCAAGGTCGAGGGGGAGTTCGTCTGGCACAGCCACGAGGACGCCGACGAACTCTTCCTCGTCGTCTCGGGCGAACTCGACATCGAGTTCCGCGACCGCGAGCCCGCCACGCTCGGAGAGGGCGACCTGCTCGTGGTCCCCGCCGGCGTCGAACACCGCCCGGTCGCCGACGAGGAGGCCGAGATCCTCCTGTTCGAGCCCGCGGAGACGCGCAACACCGGCGATGTCGAGACCGAGCGCACCCGGACGGACCTCGACCACCTGAACTGA
- a CDS encoding acyl-CoA carboxylase subunit beta, with the protein MKREDREMDRLVERVREAKKAVGDEGRPEAVEYQHDLGKLTARERVDYLCDAGSFEEVGRLGAPHPTTPEVYDWEREDAPADGIITGIGDVDGRPVAVMATDFTVKGGSIGHTGGQKMARVADLAIERGLPFVMLHDGGGHRIQEGLDAGPFASGDGGFANTQETMSGWVPTVAAIMGPGFAAGTNFAAYCDFVPIVEGTATMGVAGPALVDAALGVDLSKEELGGADFQTAETGMADLACEDDEACLDAIKRYLSYLPGNAQEDPPATDGWEPPATERTERLAEVIPADTSKGFDVYEVIEGIVDRDAFFEKKPRYARNVVTGFARLEGRPVGVIANNPRIKAGTVDTGMSDKAAHFASICDAFGLPIVTLVDVPGVLPGPDSEREGVARHAAKLPFELNRATVPRLNVVLRRGYGFGYVAMGGGRSTDNDLTVVWPSAEIAAMGIEGAVDIAYRRELEAADDPEARRRELIEEFTERTNAVRAAERLGVDAVVEPGETRDRLVTALERSRDRSGDDWPPKKHSINPV; encoded by the coding sequence ATGAAACGCGAGGACAGGGAGATGGACCGGCTGGTCGAGCGGGTCCGCGAAGCCAAGAAGGCGGTCGGCGACGAGGGCCGGCCCGAGGCCGTCGAGTACCAGCACGACCTGGGCAAGCTGACCGCCCGCGAGCGGGTCGACTACCTCTGTGACGCGGGCAGCTTCGAGGAGGTCGGCCGGCTCGGTGCCCCGCATCCGACAACTCCGGAGGTGTACGACTGGGAGCGGGAGGACGCCCCCGCGGACGGGATCATCACGGGCATCGGCGATGTCGACGGCCGGCCGGTCGCGGTGATGGCGACCGACTTCACCGTCAAGGGCGGCTCGATCGGCCACACCGGCGGCCAGAAGATGGCCCGCGTGGCCGACCTGGCCATCGAGCGCGGGCTCCCGTTCGTGATGTTGCACGACGGCGGCGGCCACCGGATCCAGGAGGGGCTGGACGCCGGGCCCTTCGCCTCCGGGGACGGCGGCTTCGCCAACACCCAGGAGACCATGTCGGGGTGGGTGCCGACCGTCGCCGCGATCATGGGCCCTGGCTTCGCCGCGGGGACCAACTTCGCCGCCTACTGCGACTTCGTCCCGATCGTCGAGGGGACGGCCACGATGGGCGTCGCCGGCCCCGCGCTCGTCGATGCCGCGCTGGGGGTCGACCTCTCGAAGGAGGAACTGGGCGGGGCGGACTTCCAGACCGCCGAGACCGGGATGGCCGACCTGGCCTGCGAGGACGACGAGGCGTGCCTCGATGCCATCAAGCGCTATCTCTCCTATCTGCCGGGCAACGCCCAGGAGGACCCGCCGGCGACCGATGGGTGGGAGCCCCCCGCGACGGAGCGGACCGAGCGGCTCGCGGAGGTCATCCCCGCGGACACCTCGAAGGGCTTCGACGTCTACGAGGTCATCGAGGGGATCGTCGACCGGGACGCATTCTTCGAGAAGAAACCCCGCTACGCCCGCAACGTCGTCACCGGCTTCGCCCGCCTCGAAGGGCGACCCGTCGGCGTGATCGCCAACAACCCCCGGATCAAGGCCGGCACCGTCGACACCGGGATGTCCGACAAGGCCGCCCACTTCGCGAGCATCTGTGACGCCTTCGGCCTGCCCATCGTCACGCTGGTCGACGTGCCCGGCGTCCTCCCGGGCCCCGACTCCGAGCGGGAGGGGGTCGCCCGCCACGCCGCCAAGCTCCCCTTCGAACTCAACCGCGCGACGGTGCCGCGGCTGAACGTCGTCCTCCGGCGGGGCTACGGCTTCGGCTACGTGGCGATGGGCGGCGGCCGGTCGACTGACAACGACCTGACCGTGGTCTGGCCCAGTGCCGAGATCGCCGCGATGGGGATCGAGGGGGCCGTCGACATCGCCTACCGCCGGGAGCTGGAGGCCGCCGACGACCCCGAAGCCAGACGGCGGGAGCTGATCGAGGAGTTCACCGAGCGGACGAACGCGGTCCGGGCGGCCGAGCGGCTCGGGGTCGACGCCGTCGTCGAGCCCGGCGAGACCCGCGACCGGCTCGTCACCGCTCTCGAGCGCTCCCGCGACCGGTCGGGCGACGACTGGCCGCCGAAGAAACACTCGATCAACCCGGTCTGA
- a CDS encoding amidase — MADHYRSAVDIAADVNAGKADPVEVVDAAVERIEERNDVTNAFVTVIAEEAREQAREVRERVEAGEDLPLAGVPLGIKDLGDTKEGVVHTRGLAPLADDVADETALTVRRLEEAGAVPVGTTNTPALGHTVRTVNDVVGPTGTPFDPERNAGGSSGGSAAALADGLVALATGSDVGGSLRNPAACCNVVSVKPTHGLVPNGSDLNGFHGHTPVSVRGPMARDTRSLGRMLDVMAGVDPIDPFSVPATDDYEGAAESRDPADLEIAYSPGLDLFPVAPETRDAIESTLGDLESAGATVEEVELDTPDRHTVNETYMTTVTAYFAETVEELNRDLGYDLLEEHEGEVPDQLREIVEVGESHDITAYTNSNFPRTDLYRAVQEVVGDYDALVCPTVATPPLTHDEPFPPEIDGVETEGMPTDWAMAWVFNLTGHPVVNVPADLADGLPVGMQVVGPTFSEADLLGVAATVEEVSPWGYPGA, encoded by the coding sequence ATGGCAGACCATTACCGGTCGGCGGTCGACATCGCGGCGGATGTGAACGCAGGCAAGGCTGACCCCGTCGAGGTCGTCGACGCCGCCGTCGAGCGCATCGAGGAGCGAAACGACGTGACAAACGCATTCGTGACCGTCATCGCCGAAGAGGCCCGCGAACAGGCCCGCGAGGTCCGCGAGCGCGTCGAGGCCGGTGAGGACCTCCCGCTGGCGGGCGTCCCGCTGGGGATCAAGGACCTCGGCGACACCAAGGAGGGTGTTGTCCACACGAGAGGGCTGGCTCCGCTGGCAGACGACGTCGCCGACGAGACGGCGCTGACGGTCCGGCGGCTGGAGGAGGCCGGGGCGGTCCCGGTCGGCACAACGAACACGCCGGCGCTCGGCCACACGGTCCGGACGGTCAACGACGTGGTCGGGCCGACGGGGACGCCCTTCGACCCCGAACGCAACGCCGGCGGCTCCTCGGGCGGGTCCGCGGCCGCGCTCGCGGACGGGCTGGTCGCGCTCGCCACCGGCTCGGACGTCGGCGGCTCGCTCAGAAATCCCGCCGCGTGCTGTAACGTCGTCTCGGTCAAGCCGACCCACGGGCTCGTCCCCAACGGCAGCGACCTGAACGGCTTTCACGGCCACACCCCCGTCTCCGTCCGGGGGCCGATGGCCCGCGACACGCGGAGTTTGGGCCGGATGCTCGACGTGATGGCCGGCGTCGACCCCATCGACCCCTTCAGCGTCCCCGCGACCGACGACTACGAGGGAGCGGCCGAGTCCCGCGACCCGGCCGACCTCGAGATCGCGTACTCGCCGGGACTGGATCTGTTCCCGGTCGCCCCCGAGACCCGCGACGCCATCGAGTCCACCCTCGGTGACCTAGAGAGCGCGGGCGCGACCGTCGAGGAGGTCGAGCTTGACACGCCGGACCGGCACACCGTCAACGAGACCTACATGACGACGGTCACGGCCTACTTCGCGGAGACCGTCGAGGAGCTGAACCGCGACCTGGGCTACGACCTGCTGGAGGAACACGAAGGGGAGGTCCCCGACCAGCTCCGGGAGATCGTCGAGGTGGGCGAGAGCCACGACATCACGGCGTACACGAACAGCAACTTCCCGCGGACCGACCTCTACCGGGCCGTCCAGGAGGTCGTGGGAGACTACGACGCCCTGGTCTGTCCGACGGTGGCGACGCCGCCGCTGACCCACGACGAGCCGTTCCCGCCGGAGATCGACGGCGTCGAAACTGAAGGGATGCCCACCGACTGGGCGATGGCCTGGGTTTTCAATCTGACCGGTCACCCCGTGGTGAACGTCCCCGCCGACCTCGCAGACGGGCTCCCGGTCGGGATGCAGGTCGTCGGGCCGACGTTCTCGGAGGCGGACCTGCTGGGGGTCGCGGCCACGGTCGAGGAGGTCAGCCCCTGGGGCTACCCCGGCGCGTAG
- a CDS encoding epoxide hydrolase family protein: MSADVEPFEVDVEEGTVADLRERLERTRWPDQLPDAGWDYGMERETLREMCEYWRTEYDFAGYERRMNRFDQYTTTVDGQRIHFYHVESPEPGSRPLLLSHGWPGSVVEFHDVLEPLTDPAAHGGDPEEAVDVVAPSLPGYGFSGPTTDRGWDIPRIADAFAELMARLGYEDFLAQGGDWGSLITVNLGASYPDRVEAIHTNMLSVQPSALGVEDPMSLLDEEGRETVREVRSFQGAETGYQEIQSTKPQTLAYGLTDSPAGLAGWILEKFQTWADGGLEAFDRDRLLDNLTTYWVTETINASTRLYYETDTEEALPSSVDVPTGHARYPVEIYKTPRPWADRVYDIVHWAEFEEGGHFAAMEVPELFVDDLREWMRVV, from the coding sequence ATGAGCGCGGACGTCGAACCCTTCGAGGTGGACGTCGAGGAAGGGACGGTCGCGGACCTGCGCGAGCGGCTGGAGCGCACCCGGTGGCCCGACCAGCTCCCCGACGCCGGCTGGGACTACGGGATGGAGCGGGAGACGCTCCGCGAGATGTGCGAGTACTGGCGGACGGAGTACGACTTCGCGGGCTACGAGCGCCGGATGAACCGCTTCGACCAGTACACGACGACGGTCGACGGCCAGCGGATCCACTTCTACCACGTCGAGTCCCCGGAGCCGGGCTCCCGGCCGCTCCTGCTCAGCCACGGCTGGCCGGGGTCGGTCGTGGAGTTCCACGACGTTCTGGAGCCGCTGACCGACCCTGCGGCCCACGGCGGCGACCCTGAGGAAGCCGTCGACGTGGTCGCGCCCTCGCTGCCGGGCTACGGCTTTTCGGGGCCGACGACCGACCGCGGCTGGGACATCCCGCGGATCGCCGACGCCTTCGCGGAACTGATGGCCCGCCTGGGCTACGAGGACTTCCTCGCCCAGGGCGGCGACTGGGGCTCGCTCATCACCGTCAACCTCGGCGCCAGCTATCCCGACCGCGTCGAGGCCATCCACACGAACATGCTGTCGGTCCAGCCCTCCGCGCTGGGCGTCGAGGACCCGATGAGCCTGCTCGACGAGGAGGGCCGCGAGACGGTCCGGGAGGTCCGGTCGTTCCAGGGCGCAGAGACGGGCTACCAGGAGATCCAGTCGACCAAGCCACAGACCCTGGCCTACGGACTCACGGACTCGCCGGCGGGACTCGCGGGGTGGATCCTCGAGAAGTTCCAGACGTGGGCGGACGGCGGGCTGGAGGCCTTCGACCGCGACCGGCTGCTCGACAACCTCACCACCTACTGGGTGACCGAGACGATCAACGCATCCACCCGCCTGTACTACGAGACCGACACCGAGGAGGCGCTTCCCTCGAGCGTCGACGTGCCGACCGGGCACGCCCGGTACCCCGTCGAGATATACAAGACCCCGCGGCCGTGGGCCGACCGCGTCTACGACATCGTCCACTGGGCGGAGTTCGAGGAGGGCGGCCACTTCGCCGCGATGGAAGTGCCGGAACTGTTCGTCGACGACCTCCGGGAGTGGATGCGGGTGGTCTGA
- a CDS encoding MBL fold metallo-hydrolase: MSLPEGVHHLTQTVERGERTVTIHPAAVETPTGVVLIDVGYAGELDQLEDGLADAGLSLGDVRAALVTHQDGDHAGALAELVARTGAVVYAHQRCAPYVDGREHPIKSPEGQRYEPVNVDVELVDGVRFRTAAGPMDVVFTPGHAPGHVSLHFPDSGTLLAADALTADASGLQGPSEEFTLEMDEALDSAERLTDRDIQGVLCYHGGYVEADGERVREVVASMR; the protein is encoded by the coding sequence ATGTCGCTTCCCGAAGGCGTCCACCACCTCACACAGACCGTCGAACGGGGCGAGCGAACCGTCACCATCCACCCGGCCGCCGTCGAGACGCCGACCGGCGTCGTCCTCATCGATGTCGGCTACGCCGGCGAACTCGACCAGCTCGAGGACGGCCTGGCCGATGCGGGCCTGAGCCTGGGCGACGTCCGCGCCGCGCTGGTCACACACCAGGACGGCGACCACGCGGGCGCGCTCGCGGAACTGGTTGCCCGCACCGGCGCGGTCGTCTACGCCCACCAGCGGTGTGCGCCCTACGTCGACGGCCGCGAACACCCCATCAAGAGCCCCGAGGGTCAGCGCTACGAGCCCGTCAATGTGGACGTCGAACTCGTCGACGGCGTCCGGTTCCGGACCGCGGCCGGCCCGATGGACGTCGTCTTCACGCCCGGGCACGCGCCGGGTCACGTCTCGCTGCACTTCCCGGACTCGGGGACGCTGCTGGCGGCCGACGCCCTGACCGCCGACGCGTCGGGGCTCCAGGGGCCGAGCGAGGAGTTCACCCTGGAGATGGACGAGGCACTCGATTCGGCGGAGCGACTCACCGACCGCGACATTCAGGGAGTCCTCTGCTATCACGGCGGCTACGTCGAGGCCGACGGCGAGCGGGTCCGTGAGGTCGTCGCATCGATGCGGTAG
- a CDS encoding SDR family oxidoreductase encodes MTLDDEVIIVTGASRGLGKSMVERFSAEGARVVLTARDEDRMEEVAADLPTESLVVPADARDADDVERVVEGTVDAFGRVDTLVNNAGVSILGMQDDRKFIQDVTEEEYDTVLEVNLKGVFLFTREVLPHMYDRGRGNVVNISSGLGRNAIAGAGCYVASKWGLEGFTRVTALEGEGRGVNANALDPGGRVNTDIWAHLPQEERQQILQPDVMDDAAVLLAAQGPDGVSGESMTAEEWEQHFE; translated from the coding sequence ATGACACTCGACGACGAGGTCATCATCGTGACGGGCGCGAGCCGCGGGCTCGGGAAGTCGATGGTCGAGCGCTTCTCGGCGGAGGGCGCCCGCGTCGTGCTCACCGCACGCGACGAGGACCGGATGGAAGAGGTCGCCGCGGACCTCCCGACCGAGTCGCTGGTCGTCCCCGCGGACGCCCGCGACGCCGACGACGTTGAGCGGGTCGTGGAGGGGACCGTCGACGCGTTCGGCCGGGTGGACACGCTCGTGAACAACGCCGGCGTGAGCATCCTCGGGATGCAGGACGACCGGAAGTTCATTCAGGACGTCACCGAGGAGGAGTACGACACCGTTCTGGAAGTGAACCTCAAGGGAGTGTTCCTGTTCACCCGCGAGGTCCTCCCGCACATGTACGACCGGGGGCGGGGAAACGTCGTCAACATCTCCTCCGGGCTGGGTCGCAACGCCATCGCCGGCGCGGGCTGTTACGTCGCCTCCAAGTGGGGACTGGAGGGGTTTACCCGCGTGACCGCACTCGAGGGCGAGGGTCGGGGCGTCAACGCCAACGCGCTTGACCCGGGCGGGCGAGTCAACACCGATATCTGGGCTCACCTCCCGCAGGAAGAGCGCCAGCAGATCCTCCAGCCGGACGTGATGGACGACGCCGCTGTCCTGTTGGCAGCCCAGGGACCCGACGGTGTCTCCGGGGAGTCGATGACTGCCGAGGAGTGGGAACAACACTTCGAATAG
- a CDS encoding glycosyltransferase encodes MDVKTVDETSFSYRKVLFYFLVTVGICAVVVAPVFVSQPYGRLLNTVMLLALFGLVTRTVVSSVLTFARVDRPELPDDADLPDVSVVIPAYNEAPVLRDTIEACRNLEYPKEKLEVILCYEAASVDGTCELAERLAAEDDITRAIERDEPGGGKAKATNYALQYVTGDVIASIDADHEFEPRAVRRAVAWFLDDEDTWCVKGRCYGRNPTDSVIALHATVERHIAEKGEIAARELYDGYTFFGGGQAFFRAELFEEIGLFDEQIMVEDIDMSSKIHEAGKDLHVDPTVITYEENPATLDAWWSQRKRWARGWMQVTNRYLSRVPSTSTLSPRQRLDGIYTMMYAVVPALLVLAFPMGILSALTSISAPTYVPLSDSTLWTLPFLAPGAVFGLIALQDYRDGLSHNPAEYLAALTLGPYLIFQTAVYVTAFIQEYLLRKPSVYVTTSRSDG; translated from the coding sequence ATGGACGTAAAGACGGTTGACGAAACCTCCTTCTCCTACCGGAAGGTGCTTTTCTACTTCCTGGTCACGGTGGGTATCTGTGCGGTGGTCGTCGCGCCGGTGTTCGTCTCCCAGCCCTACGGCCGGCTGCTGAACACGGTCATGCTGCTGGCGCTGTTCGGGCTGGTCACCCGGACCGTCGTCTCCTCGGTGCTCACCTTCGCCCGCGTCGACAGGCCGGAACTCCCCGACGACGCCGACCTCCCCGACGTCAGCGTCGTCATCCCCGCGTACAACGAGGCGCCGGTGCTCAGAGACACCATCGAGGCCTGCCGGAACCTCGAGTATCCCAAAGAGAAGCTGGAGGTAATTCTCTGTTACGAGGCGGCCTCCGTCGACGGGACCTGCGAGCTCGCCGAGCGGCTGGCCGCCGAGGACGACATCACGAGGGCCATCGAGCGCGACGAGCCCGGCGGGGGCAAGGCCAAGGCGACGAACTACGCGCTGCAGTACGTCACCGGGGACGTCATCGCCAGCATCGACGCCGACCACGAGTTCGAACCGCGTGCCGTCAGGCGCGCGGTCGCGTGGTTCCTCGACGACGAGGACACCTGGTGTGTCAAGGGTCGGTGTTACGGGCGGAACCCGACGGACTCGGTGATCGCCCTCCACGCCACCGTCGAGCGCCACATCGCCGAGAAAGGCGAGATCGCCGCCCGCGAGCTGTACGACGGCTACACCTTCTTCGGCGGCGGGCAGGCCTTTTTCCGGGCGGAACTGTTCGAGGAGATCGGCCTCTTCGACGAGCAGATCATGGTCGAGGACATCGACATGTCCTCGAAGATCCACGAGGCCGGGAAGGACCTGCACGTCGACCCGACGGTCATCACCTACGAGGAGAACCCCGCGACGCTCGATGCGTGGTGGAGCCAGCGCAAGCGGTGGGCCCGCGGGTGGATGCAGGTGACGAATCGTTACCTCTCGCGGGTGCCGAGCACGTCGACGCTATCCCCCCGCCAGCGCCTCGACGGCATCTACACGATGATGTACGCCGTCGTCCCCGCGCTTCTCGTGCTCGCCTTCCCGATGGGGATCCTGTCGGCGCTGACCAGCATCAGCGCGCCCACCTACGTCCCCCTCTCGGACAGCACGCTTTGGACGCTGCCCTTCCTCGCGCCCGGTGCCGTCTTCGGGCTCATCGCCCTGCAGGACTACCGGGACGGCCTCTCGCACAACCCCGCGGAGTACCTGGCGGCACTGACGCTGGGGCCGTATCTCATCTTCCAGACCGCCGTCTACGTCACCGCGTTCATCCAGGAGTACCTCCTGCGCAAGCCGAGCGTCTACGTGACGACCTCCAGAAGCGACGGCTGA
- the srp19 gene encoding signal recognition particle subunit SRP19 yields MVENVIWPAYLDADLSRSEGRRVPEDLAVPGPTVDEIAEAVGQVGYDAVIERDKTYSREYEPRGRVLVKDADDASKSDLLGAVAAYLGAIRA; encoded by the coding sequence ATGGTCGAGAACGTCATCTGGCCGGCGTACCTCGATGCCGACCTGAGCCGCTCGGAGGGACGGCGCGTCCCGGAGGACCTTGCGGTCCCCGGGCCGACGGTCGACGAGATCGCCGAGGCGGTCGGCCAGGTGGGCTACGACGCGGTCATCGAACGCGACAAGACCTACTCCCGGGAGTACGAGCCCCGCGGGCGGGTCCTCGTGAAGGACGCGGACGACGCGAGCAAGAGCGACCTCCTCGGTGCCGTCGCCGCCTACCTGGGAGCGATCCGCGCGTGA
- a CDS encoding H/ACA ribonucleoprotein complex subunit GAR1 has protein sequence MRRAGEVVRAAQGLAVVRAPGEEFPGEGTTLVDESLAEVGEVVAVFGPVERPYLAVAPAAGPVARLVGEAVYAR, from the coding sequence ATGCGACGGGCCGGCGAGGTCGTCCGGGCCGCCCAGGGGCTCGCGGTCGTGCGCGCGCCCGGCGAGGAGTTCCCCGGCGAGGGTACGACCCTCGTCGACGAGTCGCTGGCGGAGGTCGGCGAGGTGGTGGCGGTGTTCGGCCCCGTCGAGCGCCCCTACCTCGCGGTCGCGCCCGCGGCCGGGCCGGTGGCACGGCTGGTCGGCGAGGCCGTCTACGCGCGATGA
- a CDS encoding presenilin family intramembrane aspartyl protease PSH: MNGRARVLAACGGIAAIFLCVQLGALALVDPLKAGGNQFVENTGDPTNSIVYIALILVATAGMLAVIKLGLEWVLRGLVIFSGVYIAWYVFRVVVPGVYVPVGGFPVNVLAVALAVGLGAALYVYPEWYVVDAAGVVMGVGAAGLFGINFGILPALVLLTVLAVYDAISVYGTEHMLTLASGVMDLRIPVVLVVPLTLSYSFLDADLPDPEAEEADEQTDPAAADGGEGGAVGDEGADADEGGPDTADGSDAEADYGRDALFIGLGDAVIPAVLVASAGFFLTDVPALPVPGLALTLPAATAMAGTFLGLVVLLRMVLAGRAHAGLPLLNGGAIAGYLVGALASGLSLTQALGLEGLL; encoded by the coding sequence ATGAACGGCCGGGCGCGAGTGCTTGCTGCCTGTGGCGGGATCGCCGCCATCTTCCTGTGTGTCCAGCTCGGCGCGCTGGCGCTGGTCGACCCCCTGAAGGCCGGCGGCAACCAGTTCGTCGAGAACACCGGCGACCCGACCAACAGCATCGTCTACATCGCGCTGATCCTCGTCGCGACGGCGGGCATGCTCGCGGTCATCAAACTCGGTCTGGAGTGGGTCCTCCGGGGCCTCGTCATCTTCTCTGGGGTCTACATCGCGTGGTACGTCTTCCGGGTGGTCGTCCCCGGCGTCTACGTCCCCGTCGGCGGCTTCCCGGTCAACGTCCTCGCGGTCGCCCTCGCAGTCGGGCTCGGGGCCGCGCTGTACGTCTATCCGGAGTGGTACGTGGTCGACGCCGCGGGCGTCGTGATGGGGGTCGGTGCGGCCGGACTCTTCGGGATCAACTTCGGCATCCTCCCCGCGCTGGTCCTGCTGACGGTGCTCGCGGTCTACGACGCCATCAGCGTCTACGGGACCGAGCACATGCTGACGCTCGCCTCCGGCGTGATGGACCTGCGGATCCCGGTCGTCCTCGTCGTGCCGCTGACGCTCTCTTACTCCTTTCTCGACGCCGACCTTCCGGACCCGGAAGCCGAAGAGGCCGACGAACAGACTGACCCGGCGGCCGCCGACGGGGGAGAAGGCGGGGCGGTCGGGGACGAAGGCGCCGACGCCGACGAGGGCGGCCCCGACACCGCCGACGGTAGCGACGCCGAGGCCGACTACGGCCGGGACGCGCTGTTCATCGGGCTCGGCGACGCGGTGATCCCGGCGGTGCTCGTGGCGAGTGCGGGCTTCTTTCTCACCGATGTGCCCGCCCTCCCGGTCCCCGGCCTCGCGCTGACGCTGCCGGCGGCGACGGCGATGGCGGGGACCTTTCTCGGGCTGGTCGTCCTCCTGCGGATGGTGCTGGCGGGCCGGGCCCACGCCGGCCTCCCGCTTCTAAATGGCGGCGCGATCGCGGGCTATCTGGTCGGCGCGCTGGCCAGCGGGCTGTCGCTGACGCAGGCGCTGGGTCTCGAGGGGCTGCTGTAG
- a CDS encoding ornithine cyclodeaminase family protein, giving the protein MPEVRVLGSDDVAGLASYADYVDAVREGYRQVGEGAPAKPRTSLTSADPPGFLTAYMAILPETGAMGTYTYAAGFGAEDAHFLLPLFDADSGEPLALFDGASMNPYKTGAAGAVGVDALAREDAAELAVIGSGSQARAQVAATATVRDLDRVRVYSPTPESRASFAAEFDDRLRTAAVSAVDSPAAAVADADIVITATRATEPVFDGDDLAEGAHVTAMGQYSPDAREVDGTTVARAKYVPDLRARADLETGDAGAYIQAVREGAVDADHLHAELGEVVAGTEPGRTSSTEVTLFDSGGTGIETVAAAGMLYERAREQDLGETISVTPASEAF; this is encoded by the coding sequence ATGCCCGAGGTACGCGTTCTGGGAAGCGACGATGTGGCCGGGCTCGCGTCGTACGCCGACTACGTGGACGCCGTCAGGGAGGGGTACCGCCAGGTCGGCGAGGGTGCGCCCGCGAAGCCCCGGACGAGCCTTACAAGCGCCGACCCGCCGGGTTTTCTGACCGCGTACATGGCGATCCTGCCCGAGACCGGGGCGATGGGCACCTACACCTACGCCGCCGGCTTCGGGGCCGAGGACGCCCACTTCCTGCTTCCGCTGTTCGACGCCGACAGCGGCGAACCCCTGGCGCTGTTCGACGGCGCGAGCATGAACCCCTACAAGACCGGCGCAGCCGGCGCCGTGGGCGTGGACGCACTGGCCCGCGAAGACGCCGCGGAGCTGGCGGTCATCGGCAGCGGCTCGCAGGCCCGCGCACAGGTGGCCGCGACCGCGACCGTCCGGGACCTCGACCGCGTGCGGGTCTACTCGCCGACCCCCGAGAGCAGAGCGTCCTTCGCCGCGGAGTTCGACGACCGGCTGCGGACGGCGGCGGTCTCGGCGGTCGACTCGCCGGCAGCCGCCGTCGCCGATGCGGACATCGTCATCACGGCCACGCGGGCCACCGAACCGGTCTTCGACGGCGATGACCTGGCGGAGGGCGCCCACGTCACGGCCATGGGCCAGTACAGCCCCGACGCCCGCGAGGTCGACGGCACGACCGTCGCCCGGGCGAAGTACGTTCCCGACCTGCGGGCGCGGGCGGACCTCGAGACCGGCGACGCAGGTGCCTACATCCAGGCGGTCCGGGAGGGGGCCGTCGACGCGGACCACCTCCACGCCGAACTCGGCGAAGTGGTCGCCGGAACCGAGCCGGGTCGCACCAGCAGCACGGAGGTAACGCTGTTCGACAGCGGCGGTACCGGCATCGAGACGGTCGCCGCCGCGGGGATGCTCTACGAGCGGGCCCGCGAGCAGGACCTGGGAGAGACGATCTCGGTCACGCCTGCGAGCGAGGCGTTCTGA
- a CDS encoding DUF7331 family protein, producing MTPDTGDDTERAGADGGTSRYGELEVGDEEVVIYDRENHRAWLQSSVTVTVEDRR from the coding sequence ATGACTCCCGACACGGGCGACGACACCGAGCGGGCGGGTGCGGACGGCGGGACCAGCCGGTACGGCGAACTCGAGGTCGGCGACGAGGAGGTCGTCATCTACGACCGCGAGAACCACCGGGCCTGGCTCCAGTCCTCCGTGACGGTGACTGTCGAGGACCGTCGCTGA